TCAGACCCTCCGGGTGCCGGGCCAGCAGCACCAGGATCTCGCTGTGCCGGCGACTGAGCCTGACGCGGCGGCCGCCGCTGACGAACTGCGCCTCGTCGCGGCCCAGCGCGGACAGCTCCGGCGTGTCGGCCGCGGGCGTCGGCGGGGCGAGCAGCGCCAGATGGGACTCCGCGGCACGCGCGACCGCCTGCACGAACCCCAGGCTGTGCGGATGCGCGAGCCCGTCCCCGCCGGTGATGTCCACCGCCCCGAGCACCCGCCCGGTGCGCGGATCGTGCACCGGCGCCGCCGCGCAGGTCCAGGGCTGCACCTGGCGGATGAAGTGCTCGGCCGCGAACACCTGCACCGGCCGGTCCACCGCGACCGCCGTGCCCGGCGCGTTCGTCCCGACCGAGGTCTCCGCCCACCGCGCACCGGGCACGAAGTTCATCCGCCCCGCCCTGCGCCGGGTCGTCGGATCGCCCTCGACCCACAGCAGCCTGCCGTGCGCGTCGCACACCGCGAGCAGATGCTCGCCGTCGGCGGCGAACGTGCCCAGCAGCTCCCGGAACAGCGGCATCACCCGTGCCAGCGGATGCTCCGCGCGATAGGCGCCGAGATCGCTGTCCGCGAGCTCCACGCTCGCCGTCCCGTCCGGGCCCACCCCGGCCCGCGCGGAACGCCGCCACGAGTCGGCCACCACGGAACGCACCGGCTGCGGCACGGTCCCCACCTCGGTGAACGTCTCATGCGCACGACGCAGTACCCGAACGCGCTCGGCGGGGTCGGCTCCCGGCTCCAGCGCCACCCACGGATCCGTCAACTCGGCCTCCCGGAAGGCGATGCGGCTGGGGACATCGTCACTCCGGGTACGCGGGCGGACAACCTTTTCGACGGGGGACACCTGAACGGTGCACACCGGTTCGGCGCATACGGGCGGTCTCAGGTCGAGTTGACCAGTCGTATGTAGCGCGTCCAGTCCCAGTGCGGACCGGGATCGGTGTGATCGGTGCCCGGAACCTCGTAGTGCCCGATGATGTGCTCCCGGTCCTTCGGGATGCCGTACTTTTCGCAGATCGCCGCCGTCAGCAGGGCCGACTTCTCGTACAGGACGCCGGTGAAGAAGCCGGGTTGGTCCACCCATCCCTCGTGCTCGATGCCGATGCTGCGTGTGTTGTGGTCCCAGTCCCCGGCGTGCCAGGCGACGTCCTTCTCGCGGACGCACTGTGACGTGTGTCCGTCTCCTGACCGGACGACGTAGTGGGCGGACACCTTCTTCCTCGGGTTCTCGAAGACGAACAGGGTCTTGGGGTAGGTGGTCTGTGTCACGTGGATGATCACCCGGTCGACCGCGTGGGTCGTGGGGCGGTTCGCCACCGTGTAGTTGGCGGTGCTCGCCGGTCGCCACGCGGCGAGCGGATAGTCAGGTCCCGGGACGTGCGCACCGGCCCGCCGTTCGGGGAGCAGGACGTACGGGACGGCGGCCAGGGCGGTGCCTTGGAGGATGCGCCGTCGGCTGGGTCGTGGTCTTGCGCGTTCCAAAGGGGGATTGCCTTTCGGTGTCGAGGTCGGCCGGTGTGCTCAGCGCAGAGCCGCTGCCGTCTCCCGCAGCCGCGCATGAAGGCCGCGGTGCGTCTCGCGTGCGGGAAGCCACTGCTTGCGGATCTTTGCCACGCACGTGTAGTTGGTGTCGCAGACGTTGGCGAGCGGCGACTCGACGGCCTGGGTCGCGAACTGGTACGCGTCCAGTTCACTGAACCCGTAGTCGCGCACCAGCCACCGCACCAGGTCGAGCTGGGATATCCGGAACGCGTCCTCCAGCGGCCGGGCCGAGCCCGTCGAGATGATGTGCGTGTCCGACTCGATGCGGGGCCAGGGCGTGGCGAGCCCCTTGAGCAACTCGACGATCACCACGGTGTTCATCGCGCACTCGACCGCCACCCCACAGGTCTCGCCCTCGCCCTGCCGGGCGTGCCCGTCGCCGAGGCTGAGCAGCGCTCCCTCGACGTTCACCCCGAGATAGCAGGTGACGCCCGCCCGCATCTCGGGTGTGTCCATGTTCCCGCCGTGCGCGTCGGGCACCAGGGCCGAGCGCACCTCCAGATTGGCGGGGGCGACCCCGACCGTGCCGTGCATCGGGTCCATGGGCAGTTCGGCCTCGATGTCACTGTAGTGCGCCCGGAACAGCGCCGTACGTCGTGTCCGGTCGAGCTGCCAGATCCAGACGGTCTCCGGGAGCGGCGGCTGCAGCGTGGCCGTGGTGTGCGTGGAGGTCAGTGCGCCGAACAACGGGATCGTCGTCGACGCGGCCCAGTCCCGGGCCGGTTCGATGGACACGAAATGCACGGCCACCGTGTCACCCGGCTTGGCACCCTCGATGTGGAAGGGTCCCGTCTGCGGGTTGAGGTAGGGGAACTCGCACACCTCGGACACCAGATCCTTCTCCGACCGCAC
Above is a window of Streptomyces sp. DT2A-34 DNA encoding:
- a CDS encoding GAF domain-containing protein, translating into MTDPWVALEPGADPAERVRVLRRAHETFTEVGTVPQPVRSVVADSWRRSARAGVGPDGTASVELADSDLGAYRAEHPLARVMPLFRELLGTFAADGEHLLAVCDAHGRLLWVEGDPTTRRRAGRMNFVPGARWAETSVGTNAPGTAVAVDRPVQVFAAEHFIRQVQPWTCAAAPVHDPRTGRVLGAVDITGGDGLAHPHSLGFVQAVARAAESHLALLAPPTPAADTPELSALGRDEAQFVSGGRRVRLSRRHSEILVLLARHPEGLTGDELLCALYEDESVTPVTLRAELARLRRILGPGLLGSRPYRLTVPVESDVAVVERRLETGAVTGAAMAYAGPLLPGSQAPAVVRLRRRLADGLRTALIARRDPDLLADWAHAPWGEDDIDVWRALATVRPTAAVRSRLAALESELSALSAPSVRPVRERRPQR
- a CDS encoding N-acetylmuramoyl-L-alanine amidase; the protein is MERARPRPSRRRILQGTALAAVPYVLLPERRAGAHVPGPDYPLAAWRPASTANYTVANRPTTHAVDRVIIHVTQTTYPKTLFVFENPRKKVSAHYVVRSGDGHTSQCVREKDVAWHAGDWDHNTRSIGIEHEGWVDQPGFFTGVLYEKSALLTAAICEKYGIPKDREHIIGHYEVPGTDHTDPGPHWDWTRYIRLVNST
- a CDS encoding acetamidase/formamidase family protein — encoded protein: MSDPRILTVRPEPGEYAWTFGGAPPVARIAPGTVLDLYTEDCFAGRVRSEKDLVSEVCEFPYLNPQTGPFHIEGAKPGDTVAVHFVSIEPARDWAASTTIPLFGALTSTHTTATLQPPLPETVWIWQLDRTRRTALFRAHYSDIEAELPMDPMHGTVGVAPANLEVRSALVPDAHGGNMDTPEMRAGVTCYLGVNVEGALLSLGDGHARQGEGETCGVAVECAMNTVVIVELLKGLATPWPRIESDTHIISTGSARPLEDAFRISQLDLVRWLVRDYGFSELDAYQFATQAVESPLANVCDTNYTCVAKIRKQWLPARETHRGLHARLRETAAALR